A genomic segment from uncultured Alistipes sp. encodes:
- a CDS encoding site-specific integrase, translating into MARSTFKVLFYVNGSKEKDGIVPIMGRVTINGTVAQFSCKQTIPKTLWDAKGNRAKGKSAEARNVNLALDNIKAQIIKHYQRISDREAYVTAEMVRNAYQGVGSEYETLIKAFDKDCANFLKRVGKDRSIGTYKVMVRARNYVAAFIKSFYRRTDMSMLELTPDFIKEFAAYLTAERGLKNATIWLNCMWLKGVVMRAHYNGLIPRNPFAQFHISPNVKEREYLTEDEIKRIMAHEFDNPTLALVRDLFIFACFTALSFVDMKELTTDEIVEVNGEKWILSKRHKTNVPFQVKLLDIPLQIIERYKYLSEDKLVFGKINYWTMCKQLKKVMAECGIEKQISYHCARHTFGTLALSKGMPIESVSRVLGHTNIVTTQIYAKITTQKLDNDLTMFGNKLNASFGSVTP; encoded by the coding sequence ATGGCAAGAAGTACATTCAAAGTGCTGTTCTACGTGAACGGCAGCAAGGAGAAAGACGGTATTGTCCCCATCATGGGACGAGTGACAATCAACGGTACTGTGGCGCAGTTCAGCTGCAAGCAGACCATCCCGAAAACCCTTTGGGATGCGAAAGGCAACCGAGCCAAAGGCAAGAGTGCCGAAGCACGGAACGTCAATCTGGCATTGGACAACATCAAGGCGCAAATCATCAAGCACTATCAGCGCATATCCGACCGAGAGGCATACGTAACGGCTGAAATGGTGCGCAATGCCTACCAAGGGGTAGGAAGCGAGTATGAGACACTGATAAAGGCTTTTGACAAGGATTGCGCCAACTTCCTGAAACGTGTCGGTAAAGACCGCAGCATCGGCACGTACAAGGTCATGGTAAGGGCAAGGAACTATGTCGCAGCCTTTATCAAGTCATTCTACAGACGGACGGACATGTCCATGCTGGAACTTACACCCGACTTCATCAAGGAGTTTGCGGCTTATCTTACGGCTGAACGGGGACTGAAAAACGCCACCATCTGGCTGAACTGCATGTGGCTGAAAGGGGTGGTCATGCGTGCGCACTATAACGGACTGATACCGAGAAATCCGTTTGCGCAGTTCCATATCAGCCCGAATGTTAAAGAACGGGAGTATCTGACAGAGGACGAAATCAAAAGAATCATGGCGCACGAGTTTGACAACCCCACCCTCGCATTGGTGCGGGATCTGTTTATTTTCGCCTGTTTCACCGCCTTGTCTTTCGTGGATATGAAAGAACTCACAACGGATGAAATAGTGGAGGTGAATGGTGAGAAATGGATATTGTCGAAACGGCACAAGACAAATGTCCCGTTCCAAGTGAAGCTGCTGGATATTCCCTTGCAGATAATCGAACGGTACAAGTATCTGTCGGAAGACAAGCTGGTTTTCGGGAAAATCAACTATTGGACGATGTGCAAACAGCTGAAAAAGGTAATGGCGGAATGCGGAATAGAGAAGCAAATCTCCTACCATTGCGCTCGTCATACGTTTGGAACACTGGCTCTTAGCAAGGGGATGCCCATTGAAAGCGTGAGCCGTGTTCTGGGACACACGAACATTGTCACGACTCAAATCTATGCGAAGATAACCACGCAGAAACTTGACAATGACCTGACGATGTTCGGCAACAAGCTGAACGCATCGTTCGGAAGTGTAACCCCATAA
- a CDS encoding primase-helicase family protein, with protein sequence MSAIEQQDSHRPPSDGGMAKEEFIRVGTTLYKIVEQPKLNGGYIRKRIAWNNETLRQDYGKDYIGRVPKYDGFCTVPEHIGYRSVVGKFLNLYEPIDHRPQEGDLSHIQSLVRHIFGEQYELGMDYLQLLYLQPIQKLPILLLVSEERNTGKSTFLNFLKALFQNNVTFNTNEDFRSQFNSDWAGKLLIVVDEVLLNRREDSERLKNLSTTLSYKVEAKGKDRDEIAFFAKFVLCSNNEHLPVIIASGETRYWVRKIDRLQSDDTDFLQKLKAEIPAFLHFLQHRKLSTEKESRMWFNPTLLHTEALQKIIRSNRNRLEIEMSELLLDIMVAMDVDSVSFCLNDLVVLLVHSQVKAEKHQVRKVVQECWKLTPAPNGLTYTTYQGNYNRSCHYEPIKRVGRFYTVTRKQLESL encoded by the coding sequence ATGTCAGCTATCGAACAACAGGACAGCCACAGACCGCCATCGGATGGCGGCATGGCAAAGGAAGAGTTTATCCGAGTGGGGACAACGCTCTATAAGATTGTGGAGCAGCCCAAACTGAACGGAGGGTATATAAGGAAACGCATCGCATGGAACAACGAGACCCTGCGACAGGATTACGGCAAGGATTACATCGGCAGAGTTCCCAAGTATGACGGCTTCTGCACAGTACCCGAACACATCGGCTACCGTTCCGTGGTCGGCAAGTTCCTTAACCTCTACGAACCGATAGACCACCGACCGCAGGAGGGCGATTTATCGCATATCCAATCTTTGGTACGGCACATCTTCGGGGAACAGTACGAGTTGGGGATGGACTATCTGCAACTGCTCTACCTGCAACCAATTCAGAAGTTGCCTATCCTGCTGTTGGTGTCGGAAGAACGCAACACGGGCAAAAGCACCTTCCTGAACTTTCTGAAAGCCCTTTTTCAGAACAATGTGACTTTCAACACCAACGAGGATTTCCGCAGCCAGTTCAATTCCGACTGGGCTGGCAAGCTCCTTATCGTGGTGGATGAGGTGCTGCTCAACCGCAGGGAGGATAGCGAGCGGTTGAAGAACCTCAGCACCACACTTTCCTATAAGGTGGAAGCCAAAGGCAAAGACCGTGATGAGATTGCGTTCTTCGCCAAATTCGTGCTGTGTTCCAACAACGAGCATCTGCCCGTAATCATAGCCTCAGGGGAAACACGCTATTGGGTGCGCAAGATAGACCGCTTGCAGTCCGATGATACCGACTTCCTGCAAAAGCTGAAAGCGGAGATACCCGCCTTTCTCCATTTCCTGCAACACAGAAAACTGTCCACCGAAAAGGAAAGCCGGATGTGGTTCAACCCCACATTGCTGCATACAGAAGCCTTGCAGAAGATTATCCGTAGCAACCGCAATCGGCTGGAGATAGAGATGTCGGAACTGCTGCTTGACATTATGGTTGCAATGGATGTGGATAGCGTTTCATTCTGCCTTAACGACCTTGTCGTACTGCTGGTGCACTCGCAGGTAAAGGCGGAAAAGCACCAAGTGCGTAAGGTGGTGCAGGAGTGCTGGAAACTGACACCTGCACCAAACGGGCTTACCTACACCACCTATCAGGGCAATTACAACAGAAGTTGTCACTATGAGCCGATAAAGAGGGTGGGACGCTTCTACACCGTCACAAGGAAGCAACTCGAATCCCTGTAA
- a CDS encoding toprim domain-containing protein → MTIQDVKQIKLADYLQSLGYTPVKQQGRNLWYKSPLREETDASFKVNTELERWYDFGIGKGGNILALAAELYRSEDVAYLLRRIEERTAYIRPASFSFGRQHSDNRTYQGLKVGELSSPALIAYLQERGINIGLAKRECRELRFMNADKPYFAIGFPNMAGGYEVRNRYFKGCVAPKDITHIRQQGGQRCMCYLFEGFMDYLSFLTIRVENNPQHPRLDTQDYIILNSVSNLAKAESILETYTQVGCFLDNDTAGRNTCKKLKEKFGERLLDKSMYYREYKDLNDYLCGKPLSQSAEPIKEKKQVQSARRMMQPPKKKGGFHL, encoded by the coding sequence ATGACAATCCAAGATGTAAAGCAAATCAAACTGGCAGACTATCTGCAAAGTCTGGGCTATACGCCTGTAAAGCAACAAGGCAGGAATCTGTGGTACAAATCACCGTTACGGGAAGAAACGGACGCATCGTTCAAGGTAAACACCGAGCTTGAAAGATGGTATGACTTCGGCATCGGCAAAGGCGGAAACATCCTCGCATTGGCAGCGGAACTCTACCGTTCGGAAGATGTAGCCTATCTGTTGAGACGCATAGAGGAGCGGACAGCATACATCCGCCCTGCATCGTTCTCTTTTGGCAGACAGCATTCCGACAATCGTACTTATCAGGGATTAAAGGTTGGAGAATTGTCCTCCCCTGCTCTTATAGCCTATCTGCAAGAAAGGGGAATAAACATCGGACTTGCCAAAAGAGAATGCAGGGAGCTTCGGTTTATGAATGCCGACAAACCCTATTTTGCCATCGGCTTTCCGAACATGGCAGGAGGATATGAAGTGCGCAACAGATACTTCAAGGGATGTGTCGCCCCGAAAGATATCACCCATATCCGACAGCAGGGCGGACAACGATGTATGTGTTACCTGTTCGAGGGGTTCATGGATTACCTTTCATTCCTTACCATCCGAGTAGAAAACAATCCGCAACACCCGCGATTGGACACACAGGACTATATCATATTGAACTCCGTTTCCAATCTTGCAAAAGCGGAAAGCATATTGGAGACCTACACCCAAGTCGGCTGTTTCCTTGACAACGACACGGCAGGACGGAACACTTGCAAGAAGCTGAAAGAGAAGTTTGGGGAACGGCTGCTTGACAAGTCAATGTACTATCGTGAGTATAAGGACTTGAACGACTACCTGTGCGGTAAGCCCTTGTCCCAATCGGCAGAGCCGATAAAGGAGAAGAAGCAAGTCCAATCCGCAAGGCGGATGATGCAGCCACCGAAAAAGAAAGGGGGATTTCATCTGTAA
- the mobV gene encoding MobV family relaxase, translated as MGYFSLDIKKAKGTSDTTQSDHIERKIIPKNADPTRTHLNRVLVEYPDGVHGRDEAIAHRLNTAGIRRKITHDQVRVVRVVLSGTHEDMMNIQEKGELDEWCNDSIQWLQATFGKDNVVAAHLHMDEKTPHIHAAVVPIVTGERRKAKKEQTDGKRKYRKKTNSVRLCADDLFNRQTLVAYHDNYARVMAKYGLQRGVRGSEARHTTTMQYYRDLKKKNEVLETETRLLQEKKAEAQEELKQVKAEIRTDKLKNAATDTATALASSVGSLFGSGKMKSLERRNEDLQDRILELENEARQRERQQAKQIQEIRNAYEQQHRKLSEFADFVRRYFPYVEKLMPIINFLRDRLKFNDGIIRRLCEFKEVGIKGELYSSEFNRSFDTRHSVCSIKQDENGKFDFKIDGVSHVNWFRKKMNEFREAIGIPKPRQNRSMKL; from the coding sequence ATGGGATATTTTTCATTGGACATTAAGAAAGCAAAGGGTACATCGGACACCACGCAGTCCGACCATATAGAGAGAAAGATAATACCTAAAAACGCAGACCCGACAAGGACACATCTGAACAGGGTGCTTGTCGAATACCCCGATGGCGTTCACGGCAGGGATGAAGCGATTGCCCACAGACTGAACACGGCAGGCATCAGACGGAAAATCACACACGACCAAGTCCGTGTCGTTCGGGTGGTTTTGTCGGGTACGCACGAGGACATGATGAACATACAGGAAAAAGGAGAACTCGATGAATGGTGCAACGACAGCATCCAATGGCTGCAAGCCACATTCGGCAAAGACAATGTGGTTGCCGCACATCTGCACATGGACGAGAAGACTCCGCACATCCACGCAGCCGTTGTTCCCATCGTGACGGGTGAAAGGCGCAAAGCCAAGAAAGAGCAAACGGACGGTAAGCGCAAGTACCGCAAGAAAACAAATTCCGTCCGCTTGTGTGCCGATGACCTGTTCAACCGCCAGACCTTGGTCGCCTACCACGACAATTACGCAAGGGTGATGGCGAAATACGGATTGCAGCGTGGGGTACGGGGTTCGGAAGCACGGCACACCACCACCATGCAGTATTATAGGGACTTGAAAAAGAAGAATGAAGTCCTCGAAACTGAAACCAGACTGTTGCAGGAGAAGAAAGCCGAGGCGCAGGAGGAACTGAAGCAGGTGAAAGCGGAAATCCGTACCGACAAGCTCAAAAACGCAGCCACCGATACGGCAACCGCCCTTGCAAGCAGTGTGGGCTCTCTTTTCGGAAGTGGAAAGATGAAATCGTTGGAGCGCAGGAACGAGGATTTGCAAGACCGCATCCTTGAACTTGAAAACGAAGCCCGACAACGGGAACGGCAACAAGCCAAGCAGATACAGGAGATAAGAAACGCTTACGAGCAACAGCACCGCAAGCTGTCGGAGTTTGCGGATTTTGTCAGACGCTACTTTCCATATGTGGAGAAGCTGATGCCTATAATAAACTTCCTGCGTGACCGATTGAAGTTCAATGACGGAATAATCAGAAGACTGTGCGAGTTCAAGGAGGTCGGGATAAAAGGCGAACTCTATTCTTCCGAATTTAACCGAAGTTTTGATACCCGACACTCCGTCTGCTCTATCAAACAGGATGAAAACGGTAAATTCGATTTCAAGATAGACGGGGTTTCTCACGTGAACTGGTTCAGAAAGAAGATGAATGAGTTTAGAGAAGCCATCGGAATACCGAAGCCAAGACAGAATAGAAGTATGAAACTGTAA
- a CDS encoding UvrD-helicase domain-containing protein — MQPLFIWVICIIAISVIVIAMVRTRLKNKSKELAEKLNHISAYSEKSNYEQAKERLSALKEGAFIDIPSDLNNGFYGRVISATQEKDFINHYKVHFQEAYSLLKKLKAFNITPSETISKFINDFGRINKLVKQHNDGVITFLLDTHRDFFDHCLKYPLDKQQRRSIVSEEDNCLVVSSAGSGKTSSIVGKVKYLTEIKGIAPERILLISYTNKAAAELTERMATNGLKGYTFHKLAIDIIGKTTGTKPSIYDNTDSLFVDIYHKLLDKSSFKKSIVEYFIDYQTNEADWEQRKNERREQLSGLKNVQLKAMFPDMDGRAIYVRSEQEQKICFALSSLGVKFRYEEPYEHQLADEMHSQYRPDFSIYFKQGGVTKRIYLEHFGVDEHGLVPAWFAKDKGITYEEANQKYNDGITWKKTAHEKFGTQLLVTSSADFHYSDIRDKLRKLLAEAGVPIQEKTDEELYDLVLPKGSKQEKAFIRLVVTFVTLVKSSCKSVKEVLKQAKNADDERSVFIIKNIFQPVYERYINALSDSNQIDFTDAILQATEICRTSHPVEYDYIIVDEFQDISVDRYNFLKVLREGNPPAKLYCVGDDWQSIYRFSGSDMALFNQFPEYFGATEINKIETTYRFGEPLVSLSSNFIQRNKAQIQKNIHSFSSEMRTELEFYAYDRRDYCNTIGQLVASIPSDKSIFLLGRYSFDDYYLSFMYQSIKEGNRFYYVIGGRKIEFLTVHKSKGLEANYVILLQCNKDTYGFPSQVSDDPVLNYVLTKSDQFPYGEERRLFYVAITRAKIKTLVLYDKRFPSVFVDEFLHPEKVSEESYVKHPNANKRWTRSADQFLLKLHNEGKSVKYIANKMGRSQTSIVMRLNKLKK; from the coding sequence ATGCAGCCATTGTTCATTTGGGTAATTTGTATAATTGCTATTTCGGTTATTGTAATAGCGATGGTACGAACACGCCTAAAAAACAAATCCAAAGAGCTTGCAGAAAAGCTAAACCATATATCTGCATATAGCGAGAAATCAAATTATGAGCAAGCAAAAGAGAGATTATCGGCTCTTAAGGAGGGGGCGTTTATAGATATTCCCTCAGACTTAAATAATGGCTTTTATGGCAGGGTAATCTCCGCAACGCAAGAAAAAGATTTCATCAATCATTATAAGGTACATTTCCAAGAGGCATATTCACTTCTGAAGAAACTTAAAGCCTTTAACATCACTCCATCAGAAACCATATCCAAATTCATTAACGACTTTGGAAGAATCAACAAACTTGTAAAACAACATAATGATGGTGTTATAACCTTTCTACTTGACACGCACAGGGACTTTTTCGACCATTGCCTAAAATACCCATTAGACAAGCAACAAAGACGCTCAATTGTTTCAGAAGAGGATAATTGTTTAGTAGTCAGCAGTGCAGGTAGTGGTAAAACCTCTTCAATTGTCGGTAAGGTTAAATATCTCACCGAAATCAAGGGTATAGCACCTGAAAGAATTTTACTTATCAGTTATACCAACAAAGCAGCAGCCGAACTAACCGAAAGAATGGCGACCAATGGATTGAAAGGTTACACATTCCATAAGTTAGCCATTGATATTATAGGCAAAACGACAGGTACAAAACCATCTATTTACGACAATACAGATTCATTGTTTGTAGATATATATCACAAATTGTTAGATAAATCGTCTTTCAAGAAAAGTATAGTGGAATACTTTATTGATTACCAAACGAATGAAGCTGATTGGGAACAACGCAAGAATGAAAGACGGGAGCAATTATCAGGACTAAAGAATGTGCAGCTAAAGGCGATGTTCCCCGATATGGACGGCAGAGCCATATATGTGAGAAGTGAACAAGAACAAAAAATATGTTTTGCTTTGTCCTCGCTGGGAGTGAAATTCAGATATGAAGAACCATACGAACATCAATTAGCAGATGAGATGCACTCACAATATCGTCCCGACTTCTCAATATATTTTAAGCAAGGAGGAGTAACCAAACGCATCTATCTTGAACATTTCGGAGTTGATGAACACGGGCTTGTTCCTGCTTGGTTCGCAAAAGATAAGGGTATAACCTACGAAGAAGCCAATCAGAAATACAATGATGGTATAACTTGGAAGAAAACTGCTCACGAGAAATTTGGCACACAACTTTTAGTAACATCAAGTGCAGATTTCCATTATTCTGATATTAGGGATAAACTCCGTAAACTATTAGCTGAAGCAGGTGTACCAATTCAAGAAAAGACCGATGAGGAGTTATACGATTTAGTACTACCCAAAGGCAGCAAGCAGGAAAAGGCGTTTATACGACTTGTTGTTACTTTCGTTACATTGGTAAAATCAAGTTGTAAATCAGTTAAAGAGGTTTTGAAACAAGCCAAAAATGCAGATGATGAACGAAGTGTGTTTATCATCAAGAATATATTTCAACCTGTATATGAACGCTACATAAATGCGTTAAGCGATAGTAACCAAATTGATTTTACCGATGCTATTCTTCAAGCCACTGAGATATGTCGTACTTCACACCCTGTTGAATATGATTATATCATAGTGGATGAGTTTCAAGATATATCTGTTGACCGTTACAACTTCTTGAAAGTATTGCGAGAGGGTAATCCTCCTGCAAAGTTGTATTGTGTGGGTGATGATTGGCAGTCTATTTATCGTTTTTCGGGAAGTGATATGGCTCTATTCAATCAATTCCCCGAATATTTTGGAGCAACGGAGATAAACAAGATTGAAACTACATACAGGTTTGGAGAGCCTTTGGTTTCTTTATCGTCGAACTTTATACAACGCAATAAAGCCCAAATACAAAAGAATATCCATTCGTTCAGCTCAGAAATGAGAACCGAGTTGGAATTCTATGCTTATGATAGACGAGATTACTGCAATACGATAGGGCAACTTGTGGCTTCTATTCCATCGGATAAATCAATATTCCTATTGGGGCGTTACTCTTTTGATGATTACTACCTCTCTTTTATGTACCAATCAATTAAAGAGGGTAATAGATTCTACTATGTGATAGGAGGACGAAAAATAGAGTTTTTAACCGTACATAAGTCAAAAGGTCTTGAAGCGAATTATGTAATACTCTTACAATGCAATAAAGATACATACGGTTTCCCATCACAGGTGAGTGACGACCCTGTGCTTAACTATGTGCTCACTAAGAGCGACCAATTCCCATACGGAGAAGAAAGAAGATTATTCTATGTTGCAATAACAAGGGCTAAGATAAAAACGCTTGTATTATACGATAAGCGTTTCCCGTCTGTATTTGTGGATGAATTCTTGCACCCCGAAAAGGTGTCAGAAGAAAGCTATGTAAAGCACCCTAACGCCAATAAAAGATGGACAAGAAGTGCAGACCAATTTTTATTGAAACTGCACAATGAAGGTAAGAGTGTCAAATATATTGCAAACAAAATGGGTAGAAGTCAAACTTCGATTGTAATGCGATTAAACAAACTAAAAAAATAG
- a CDS encoding glycosyltransferase — translation MRFFEQILVSYGWEGLSLAGSLLLMFGVQLYYYIFVYGRISAYKNNRRAVTLDVEPPVSVIVPLFSEDYSFVEERLPLILAQAYPDFEVVIVYVGHDTDFYEDLTRLKQSFPQITTTKIHLDPRFPISRKMALNVGIKSAHYEHLIFTSTDAVPQTDRWLSLMAKGFMRGEIVVGYCGIERGKGFANYLIRTWRLMHSAAWIARAVRRRAYRGTLHNFGFTKRLYFGANGFDHLNMNIGEDDLFMQRVMTRDNVSVILSPRATLREKTWGGLGWWMSQLRYYGSSFRFYPQSVKTYVRWELGSRVLFFLTLLCALVVMPVEYKLGAVLIALVRYGFVLFGVRRVARRLGEEGILGRYFLYDLLSPLWSAILGVQLLRRDGRVWR, via the coding sequence ATGCGATTCTTCGAACAAATTCTGGTCTCGTATGGCTGGGAGGGGCTTTCGCTTGCGGGGTCCCTGCTTCTGATGTTCGGCGTACAGCTCTACTACTATATTTTCGTTTACGGGAGGATCTCCGCTTACAAGAACAACCGCCGGGCGGTGACGCTGGACGTGGAGCCGCCGGTTTCGGTGATCGTTCCGCTGTTTTCGGAGGACTATTCGTTCGTCGAGGAGCGTCTTCCGCTGATTCTGGCCCAGGCCTACCCCGATTTCGAGGTGGTGATCGTCTATGTGGGGCACGATACGGATTTCTACGAGGACCTTACGCGCCTGAAACAGTCGTTTCCGCAGATCACGACCACGAAAATCCACCTGGACCCGCGATTCCCGATTTCGCGCAAGATGGCGCTGAACGTGGGCATCAAGTCGGCGCATTACGAACACCTGATCTTCACCTCGACGGACGCCGTGCCGCAGACGGACCGGTGGTTGTCGCTGATGGCCAAGGGTTTCATGCGCGGGGAGATCGTCGTGGGCTACTGCGGGATCGAGCGCGGGAAGGGTTTTGCGAACTACCTGATACGGACGTGGCGGCTGATGCACTCTGCGGCCTGGATTGCGCGGGCCGTCCGGCGCCGGGCCTACCGGGGAACGCTCCACAACTTCGGTTTCACGAAGAGGCTCTATTTCGGGGCCAACGGCTTCGACCACCTGAACATGAATATCGGCGAGGATGACCTTTTCATGCAACGGGTCATGACGCGCGACAACGTGAGCGTGATTCTTTCGCCGCGGGCGACGCTTCGCGAGAAGACATGGGGCGGTCTGGGCTGGTGGATGAGCCAGTTGCGCTACTACGGGTCGTCGTTCCGGTTCTACCCGCAGTCCGTGAAGACCTATGTCCGTTGGGAACTGGGCTCGCGGGTTCTCTTCTTCCTGACGCTGCTCTGCGCCCTGGTTGTCATGCCCGTGGAGTATAAACTCGGGGCGGTGCTGATCGCGCTGGTCCGTTACGGTTTCGTCCTTTTCGGGGTGCGCCGTGTGGCGCGCCGCCTGGGTGAAGAGGGGATTCTGGGCCGCTACTTCCTGTATGATCTGCTGAGCCCGCTGTGGTCGGCAATATTGGGCGTGCAGCTGCTGCGCCGGGACGGACGGGTATGGAGATAG
- a CDS encoding RNA polymerase sigma factor, producing the protein MEIADYIVAEDRELVGLVLQGDDTAFEYLFNRYRDAIHRLFVQRLGGTNDADDLLQETFIKVYINLHRYSREYTFGQWVYTIARNTFIDFVRRRQEDLSIDDRFAAPASSAPTPEESVINLQQRTQIEHYLERLAPRYRQLIVMRFFDEYSYEEIAAKLSLPLGTVKTQIHRAREQMCRLIAEGENR; encoded by the coding sequence ATGGAGATAGCCGACTATATCGTAGCCGAGGACCGGGAGCTGGTCGGGCTGGTGCTTCAGGGCGACGATACGGCCTTCGAGTACCTGTTCAACCGCTACCGGGATGCGATCCACCGACTTTTTGTGCAGCGGCTCGGGGGTACGAACGACGCCGACGATCTGTTGCAGGAGACCTTCATCAAGGTCTATATCAACCTGCACCGCTACAGCCGGGAGTATACGTTCGGGCAGTGGGTCTATACGATTGCGCGGAATACGTTCATCGACTTCGTGCGTCGGCGTCAGGAGGACCTGTCGATCGATGACCGCTTTGCGGCTCCGGCATCGAGTGCCCCGACTCCGGAGGAGAGCGTGATCAACCTGCAGCAGCGGACGCAGATCGAGCACTACCTCGAACGGCTGGCCCCGCGTTACCGGCAGCTGATCGTGATGCGCTTCTTCGACGAATACTCCTACGAGGAGATTGCGGCGAAGCTTTCGCTGCCGCTGGGTACGGTGAAGACGCAGATCCACCGGGCGCGGGAGCAGATGTGCCGCCTGATTGCCGAGGGCGAGAACCGTTGA
- the rsmG gene encoding 16S rRNA (guanine(527)-N(7))-methyltransferase RsmG, translating into MEKIYGYFPELDAAQRERLAALYGLYADWNAKINVVSRKDFDQLYIRHVLHSLAIAKVCRFEAGARILDVGCGGGFPSVPLAILFPEAHFTAADSIRKKITVVEGVSQGLGLTNLTPRCVRVETLPERYDYVVSRAVTAMPEFVEWIWSKIDRGQRGTLPNGILYLKGGDLAEELARTGKRWNLYDIRTFFDEEFFETKKVVYTPKK; encoded by the coding sequence CTGGAGAAGATATACGGATATTTCCCTGAACTCGATGCGGCGCAGCGGGAGCGCCTTGCCGCGCTGTACGGCCTTTATGCCGATTGGAACGCGAAGATCAACGTTGTGTCGCGCAAGGATTTCGACCAGCTTTACATCCGGCATGTGCTGCACTCGCTGGCCATTGCGAAGGTTTGCCGGTTCGAAGCCGGAGCGCGGATTCTGGATGTGGGGTGCGGGGGCGGTTTCCCGTCGGTTCCGCTGGCGATTCTCTTTCCGGAGGCGCACTTCACGGCGGCGGATTCGATCCGCAAGAAGATTACGGTGGTCGAGGGGGTCTCGCAGGGCCTGGGCCTGACGAATCTGACGCCGCGCTGCGTGCGGGTCGAGACGCTGCCGGAGCGCTACGACTACGTGGTTTCGCGGGCCGTGACGGCGATGCCGGAGTTTGTGGAGTGGATCTGGTCGAAGATCGACCGGGGCCAGCGGGGGACGCTTCCGAACGGCATTCTCTACCTGAAGGGCGGGGATTTGGCCGAAGAACTGGCCCGCACGGGCAAACGGTGGAATCTCTACGACATCCGTACGTTCTTCGACGAGGAGTTTTTCGAGACGAAAAAGGTGGTCTATACCCCGAAAAAATAG
- a CDS encoding HXXEE domain-containing protein — MFPAVFVLHEAEEVLFLPSWLQRHRGRLLNRFPRGFSRLLPFFDGISRTTFAGIAAEEFVLVLGVTALAAWADVCYPWLALFLAFGVHLVVHLLQGLLIRRYVPVVATSLIGLLYCGWGLRTLLQLGMFSLREYVLCAVAGCLIAGVNLLAMHALAATLRRRPRN, encoded by the coding sequence TTGTTTCCTGCGGTGTTCGTGCTGCATGAGGCCGAAGAGGTTCTCTTCCTGCCGTCCTGGCTGCAACGCCATCGGGGGCGGCTCTTGAACCGTTTTCCGCGCGGGTTTTCCCGCCTGCTTCCGTTTTTCGACGGAATTTCCCGTACGACCTTTGCCGGGATCGCAGCCGAAGAGTTCGTGCTGGTGCTGGGGGTCACGGCGTTGGCGGCATGGGCGGATGTTTGCTATCCGTGGCTGGCGTTGTTCCTCGCCTTTGGCGTGCACCTTGTCGTTCATCTGCTGCAGGGGCTCTTGATCCGGCGTTACGTCCCGGTTGTCGCCACCTCCCTGATCGGTTTGCTCTATTGCGGATGGGGATTGCGGACGCTGCTTCAACTTGGAATGTTCTCCCTCCGGGAATACGTGCTTTGCGCCGTGGCGGGTTGTCTGATCGCCGGAGTCAATCTGCTGGCCATGCACGCTTTGGCTGCAACGCTCCGCCGCCGTCCGCGGAACTGA